Below is a genomic region from Pseudarthrobacter sulfonivorans.
CAGCGCCATGGTGGCGTTGGCGGGGATCCCGAGGGTCAGCAGCGGAATGAAGGACGAGGTGGCGGCAGCGTTGTTGGCTGTTTCCGGCCCGGCCACACCTTCGGGTGCGCCCTTGCCGAATCGCTCGGGCTGCTTGGCGCGCTTTTTCTCCATGGCGTAGGAGGCCATGGACGCAATCGTGGCGCCGCCGCCGGGCAAGATCCCGAGGAAGAAACCCAGGACGGATCCCCGGCCGATGGCGCCGGAAGCCTGCTTGAGGTCCTGGCGGGAGGGCCAGACGTTGGTGACTTTCGACGGCGCTTTGGCGGCCCGATGCCGTTCCTCCAGGTTGTAGAGGATCTCGCCGAGGCCAAAGATGCCCATGGCGATCGGCACAAAGTCGATGCCGTCGGCCAGTTGCAGGCTGCCGAACGTGAAGCGGCTTTCGCCGGTGAAGATGTCCCGGCCAACGGTGGCGAGCAGGAGTCCAAGGGCCGCGGCGATGAGCGCTTTGGCTTTCGATCCGCTGCTGATGGTGGCCACCAGGAGGATGCCGAGCATCGCCAGGGCGGTGTATTCGGGCGCACCGAAGTCCAGCGCGAAGCTCGCCACGAGGGGCGCGAGGAAGGTCAGGCCGATGATAGCGGCGGTTCCGCCGATGAAGGAGCCGATGGACGCCAGGCCCAGCGCCGTGCCGGCCTTGCCCTGTTTTGCCATCTGGTAGCCGTCGAAGACGGTGACCACGGAGGACGCTTCGCCAGGCAGCCGCAGGAGGACCGAGGTGATGGTGCCGCCGTACTGGGCACCGTAGAAGATACCGGCCAGCATGATGATCGCGGTGACGGGCTCCACGTTGTACGTGAGCGGAAGAAGGATGGCGATGGTTGCCGCGGGCCCCAGGCCGGGCAGCACACCGATCAGCATGCCGATCACCACGCCAAGCAGGCAGTACAGGAGGTTGGTGGGCTCCAGGACAACGGCAAATCCGTTGATGACGGGATTCAGAAAATCCACGGGGGTCTCCTAGAAGAGATGGGGGATGGAGGTTTGGAGCGCGAGGACGAAGATGGCGTAGAAGGAAATCACGACGGCGGCACTGACCACCAGCGTGGAGCGCCACGTTTCGCCGCCCAGGAAGCGCATCCAGATGAGGCACAGCGCCAGGGCCGGCAGCTCAAACCCGATGACCGGCATGAGGGCCACCATGGCGGCCAGGGTCACCAGTCCGGTCAGCGGCGCACTGGACATGCGGGTGAACTTCTCCGCATCCCGGTTGTGCCGGCCGGCGATCAGCTGGAACAGCCCGAGAGCCACCATGACGCAGCTGATGATGAACGGCCACAGGCCGGGCTGCGGCTTGTCAGGAGTTCCCAGTCCCATCGCCAGGGAAAGGAACACGGCACCGAGGCCCACCCCCACGACCACCAGCGACGAGGCCGCGTTGGCCAGGGCTCCGGCGGCCGGAGGCTTTTCGTCCTCCCACTGGGCCGCGAGCTGTTCGGGGGTCAGGTCATCGAGAACTTCGCCTGTGGTTCCTGCGGGTGAGTCCTTCATAGGATTCACTTTGTTCCGCTGAGGCTGATGTCGTACTTCTCCACCAGTTCCTTGTACTTCGCCGCGTAGCTCTTCCACTCGGTGACTACTTCTTCACCCGAGATTTCCTTCGGCGTCAGGGAGTTCTTTTTGTTGAACTCCTTGTAGGCCTCCGACTTGAAGGTCTCCTGGAAGGCGGCGAGCAGCTTGTCTTTGGCTGCCTGCGAGGTGCCCTTGGGCGCCGCGACTGCACGGTACTGGGCAACTGGGACGTCGTAGCCTGACTCCTTCGCCGTCGGCGTGTCCGGGAGGAAGCTGTTCCGGTCTTCGGAGAAGACCAGGAGCGGCGTGACCTTTCCGGCTTTGATCTGCGGCATCGCTTCGCCGAGCTGGATGGTAGCCAGTTCCACTTGGTTGCCGAGGACTGCCGTCAGGGCGGGCTGAGCGCCGGGACCTCGCCCGGAACTGGCTGAAGGAGACCAAGGAAACCCCCTGGCAGGCACGGCTCCACGGCCACGTCACCGACGATGACCTTGACGCCCGGATCACCCGCGCCAAGGAACAGCTCCGCACCGACGACACGATCAACGATCCCTCCGCGGCCGCCAAGGCCCGCTGGCTCGCCGGTTGCCTCCAGAAGGAGAAAGCCCTGCGGGAGCTGATGCCTGAGCCCGTCCGTGCAGATGAAGCCTACGAACGCGGCGCGGTCACCAACTATAGCCGCGACGAGAACGCTTCCCGCGTCCAGGCAGCCGATCAGCTCCTCCGCCGGATCGAAGCAGAGCAGATGCTCCGTCGGCGTCTCCCGGCGCCCGTTGCCACCACCCCGGCACCGGATGGTCTGCCGGCATGGATGGCCCCAGCGGACGTCATCACCCACCAGGACACCCCGGCACTATGGCGCAACGAACTCGAAGGACGCCGCGAGTTCATGGCCCAGGAGGTCAACCGTCTCGGATCCCAGCTGGCCGCAGAACCGCCGGCATGGGCCGAAGCTCTCGGGCCCATAACGTCGGACACGCAAAAGCAGCAGCAGTGGCGGGATCTTGCCGTGGAGGTCAAGACCTTCCGCGACACCTACCGGATCCCGGAGACGGAAACGACGGTCCTGCCTGCCCAGTTCATGGAGAAGGGAACCGGTGCCGAGCTGGCCGCACGTGTCACCGCCATGCACAAATACTCCGCCCAGACCGCCAAGGAACCGCTGTCGGCCGACGACGCGAAGCTCATGGCCGAGGCTGCCGAGGTCCAGGCAACGGTGGCCGTCGAGCCGACGCCGGCAGAGCGCGTGGTGGACGTGTTGCGTGAGGAACGTTCCCAGGACGTCACCCTGACGCCGGAGCAGGAACGGGATGAACACGTTGCTGCTACGGCCCGGAAGGTCCGCGAGAACCTGGAAGCCCGCAGGGGTGCACCGGAACCGGAGCATGCTCCGGAAGCCGTCAACGAGGCGTTGAAGGACATTGCCTCACGCCGGGAGGAAGAGCGCTCCACCGGCGAGGCTGCTGGCGAGGAAGCCAAGAAGTCGTGGCAGGAAAGGTTGGCCGCTGCACAGCAGAAGCAGCCTGCCGCCACGAATGACTTTGCCGAGAAACTGGCCCAGATCCGCAAGGCCCAGGAAGACCAAGTCGCTGAGGAAGCCAAGCTTAAGGCTGCACGCCGCGTACCCACTACCGGCCCGGAACAGGGACGCCGCGGACCCAGCCTGTAGGACACCTGGATACTTGCAGCTCTACTATTGGCGGCCGGGAATTCGACCCGAAGAGATCCCTGGCCTTGGCCGCAACTATCTAGTGGCCGAACAACAGCTCTGGAAGCCAGCGGGCAAGCCCGCAGAACAAGGACGCCTGCGATTGGACACCCGGTTCAAGCTCGCTCGACTGCCGTTTGGGCCGGGCTGGATCGATAGGATCGAATGCATGACTGACGCCCGTGACCTCGCCCTCCCCGCTGGCTATACCGACCTCCTCGGCGAGCTCAAGAACCGCGTCCGCGCCGCGCGCACTCAGGCACTGCGAACCGTCAACACCCAGCTCGTTGAGCTGTACTGGTCCATCGGAAATTCCGTCCGTGTACAGCAGGAGAAACAGGGGTGGGGGAGTCAGGTCATCAAACTTCTGTCCGAAGACCTCCGCGCAGAGTTCCCAGACATGAAGGGGCTCTCAGCCCGCAACATCCAATACATGACGACATTCGCCGGAACCTGGGCCGATGGGCCAATTGCGCAGCAGCCTGCTGCGCAGTTGCCTTCGGACTGCGTTTTGGGTAGCAACACGATCCCGGCACCGATCACCAGCACGCCCAGCGGGGCGCTTATCAGAAACACCATCCGCCAGCCAAAATCCCCGAACACTTGGATCAGAACGCCGCCCAGGAGCGGGCCGACCGCCGCAGCAGCACCGATCGTCGCCCCTAAAATACCGCACCATCATCGAGCTCGAGGTTGACGAAATCGGACTTTCCCTGCGCTACACAGCTGCAACACCTAGCCGCCTCCAGGGCGGCCGCCAGGCATCACCAACGTCCACCAGCCAGGCCGCAGAGCCCGCGATCGAGATGGGCGATGGCGTCGGCGGCTATGCCGACGACGATCCGTGGTTCCGCAAGGACGCGAACCCGGCGGGTATCATCAGCTTGCCGGGCGCCGCAGCAGAACGCACGCGCTAAAGACCGAGCGAAAAAGCCTCGTAGTGCGGAAGCGAAGAATGCCGATTCCCAGGAAAACCAAGTCCGTTTCGCCGTACTTCACTGAGGAGGACACGGACCAGATCCGCGCCGCGCTCAACGCTGTCGGCCACTTCGAAGGCTATGCCTCGATCACCGAACTAGTCGAAGCTGCCACCCTGCGGGAACTTCGGCGGTTACAGCGCAAATACAACCGCGGCAGGAAATGGCCCGGGATCCCGGCCGGACAGACCCGACCCCGGCCGGCGAACCCGCGAGGAAATTCACGGCCGCAATCTAAGGCTGGACGGTTCCGTGAGTCCGAGACTCAATAGCCCCGAGGCCTAGCCTGAGCAGAACCCTACGTCCGCAACAAGAATTCTTCGCCTCAGACCAAAGGCTGTTCGTTTGAGGAACCCTGAACGGTCACTTCTCAGTGAGGCCGCTTGGAACTGGACCGCGGATGCCAGACGGGATCTGCTGGCCCTTTGATCGAGGAGGGGCAGCGTGAACTCGGCCAGGAGGTTCGCACAGACCTCCCCGCACACCGGCTGGCCCGCTGCTTGAGCACATAGGCCGGACAAAAGTGCAGCCATGGAAACAGGCTCGCTACCCACCCATGGCTTTTGCCGGTTCCGTGGCATCCGTGCATGTGCCGGACGGCACGGATAGCTGTGCTGGGTAATAACGCTGACCAATGTCCTGCCCGGGCCGGGGCTTCATTCAGTGAGCCTGGACACTCGCCTTGGCTACCGCCTTCAGATAAGCAAGGTTGTCCGCAGTGCGCTGGTCAATGCTCAGTTCAGTGGAGAAATCCTCAACGGTGACCCAGCCGTCATATCCAAAATGGTTCAGGGCTGTAAAGTAGTCTTCCACGCTCGCTTGGCCCTTCTTTAGCGGGGCCCATGCATAGCCCCAGCGGATGACGCCAGGAAGGTCAGTATCGTGGTTGTCGATTGGCTTCCATACTGCGTTCTTGACGTGGATGTGCGCGAGGTAGTCACCGAGAAGCTCGAATGTTGCGAAGTAGTCTTCTTGACCTTCTATGACAAGATTGCCCAAGTCGTGGATTACGCCGACGTGGCGGGGATTGAGTCCGTCCAAGAGTCGGAGCGCGGCCGATGCTGATGGTGCGATGGTCCACTGATGGAGCTCCAGGAGTGCTTTAACGCCGTAATGTTCAGCCCGCTGAGCGATCCACTGGAAGTCCTGTCGTGCTTGCTCAAAGAGATTGCGGGCGGGGATGCCAGATGCAGGTCGGCCGCCCCAGGTAGCCGTGCCCAGGGGCTGGGACAGGATGCGTACTTGCTTGGCGCCCAGGCATGCCGTGGCGGCCAGAATGCGTTCGACGTCCTCATGCTCGGAGCAGGTGACGTAACTGCCGAGACCAGAGAATTCCAGGCTGGCGCTGCGTGTCACCGAGGCCATGGTCTCCAGGTTCTCCTCCAAGCGGGTCATGGGCCAAGTCGACTTGTTGCCCGCCCAGAATCCCGGTGTGGAATTTTCTTTCTGATCGGTGATACGCCATTCGACGCCATCCCACCCCTGCCTTGCCAGCATGGTAGCTGTTTCTTGCGGCGTCCATTCGGGAGTGGACGCCGTAAATACGGAATACTTCACGCTCACATACTTCCTCGGCCGGGCACGCCAGGCCGCACGTCTACGCCGGAGTACTTTCCGGCTGCTATGTCCCCGTAAAGGACGGGATGATTGAGGGTTGCAGAAACATAAATTCCGCGGATAGTAATCAGAGCCATGACAGCGTCGCTAACCGTCACGGTAGGCTCGCCGCCGTTTTTAATGGCGCGAATCACATCGTCGTATTGACGGATGTGACCAGACGCATCTACGGTTGGGTCCTGCCCGGAAGCCCCTATCATGTGGTCTTCAGCGAGTTCCCTTGCTGCACGGTTCTCGTCGCCCAACAGTCCCATGTCTGGTGCTGTCGGGGTCCCGTCTGCACAGTGGAAATACGCGAGGCGATCGTTTTCGATGACGGCTGACCCCTGAGAGCCCATGATCTGGATGCGGGTCGGGAGGCCGGGGTAGGCGGCGGTTGTGGCATGCAACACCGCCACAGCGCCGTTCGCGAAAGTGACGGTGGCTACAGCAGTGTCTTCTACTTCTATCCGTTCATGGGCGAGCAAGGCTGTTCGTGCGTATATCTCGATCGGTCGTCCGAAGTATGAGAGAAGCAGATCAACGGTGTGGACGCCTTGATTCATGAAGGCACCGCCGCCGTCGGTGCCCCATGTCCCACGCCACTCCTGGGAATCGTAGTAGCGCTGGCTTCGCCACCAAGGGACGGAAGCTACGGCCGATGCGAGCCTGCCGAACCTACCCTGCTTTGTGGCTTGGGACACGACCATGCTGGCTGGATCAAAGCGGTGTTGGCTTATTACTGATGCCACTATGCCCCGGGACGCGGCCTGCACTGCGGCAGCCTCAAGTTTCTTTGCTCGGGACAAATCAGTATCCACGGGCTTTTCGATGACAACATGTTTGCCGGCGCTTAGTGCTTGCATTCCTAATTCGACGTGCAGGCCGCTGGGCGTCGTGATCACGGCGAGGTCGAAGTTGTCTGCCCTCAGCGCTTCGGTGAGGGTCGTGAATGTTCCTGGACGGGGACAATTCTCATTCTGGATCTTGTCTGCCAAGTCGTTCGATGAGGTCCCAGAAGGTGCTACGAGGGCTGTGATCGTGGCGGTTGGGAAAGACTGGATGGCGCGTACATGGGTCTTGCTGATTGCACCGCATCCGACTATGGCGACCCTGATGGGTTTCATGCGGTCTGGACTCCAGCGTCGGCGAGGATGCTGGTCAGGGCGCGGGTTGCGTCGCCGAAGGCGGCTGGACCCGAGAAGCCGCCGAGCAGGTGGGCGCTGGCCAAATGGGGTTCGACGGAGATGAATCCCGAATACCCGTCAGCTTTGAGGGCGCTGATCGTCCGTGGGATATCACCGTCGCCTTCGCCTGCGGGAACCACCACCTTGTCCGATGCTCGTGCATCCTTTATCTGAAGGTAGGCGACGTGGGGTCGGAGCAGGGCATAGGCCTCATCGAAGGGGGAGATTCCGACTTGGACGAAATTGGCCGGATCCCAGGCGACTTTCAGGGCAGGGGAATCGACGGTTTCCATGATGTCCAGGATCCGAGCCGGATTGTCGCCGTAGATGTCTTTCTCGTTTTCGTGCAGCAGCACGACGCCGGCGTCCTCTGCGAGTGTTGCCAGCGCCGTCATACGCTCCATTACGGCGTCGCGAATGCTGGCCTCGCCTGTAGCTGCGCCACAGTGGAACGAGAAGATGCGAATGAATTTGGCCTTCAGGATATCGGCGGCGCGGATAGCAGTGCGAAGCCGGTCCACTTCGTGTTCCACCGGAAGTTCGATCTCGACTTTTCCGATGGGTGACGCGACGGCGGAGACGTTGATGCCGTTGGTGTCCATGAGCGACCGCAGTTCGTGGAGCTGTGGTTCGCTGAGGTCCAGTATGTTGGTTCCCCAGGCGCTGCGGATCTCGATGTGCTTCGCGCCAAGGGCTTTGAGAACGGCTATCTGAATTCGCGGGTCTGTGTGGATTTCGTCTCCAAAGCCGGTGAGGATCCATGGTTCCGGTGTGATCTTTTGCTTAGTCACTTAACGCCTCCTGCGGTGAGGCCACCGACGAGGTACCGCTGGAAGGCAAGGTACAGGATGATGACCGGGCTGGCGCAGATGAGGGCTGAGGCCATCATCTGGCCATAGAGGGGGAGTGCCCCTCCGTCTTGTGCCGCGCTGAAGAGATGTAGGGCGACAGCCGCCGTCTGTGTTTCGGGATTGCTCAGAACGGAGGAAAAGAGCACGTCATTCCAGCCGAGTAGGAAGGCAAAGATGCCGGAAACGACAATGCCTGGCCAGCTGAGGGGGATGATGATGCGGAACAACACGCCAAGGTTGCTTGCTCCGTCTATCCGGGCAGCTTCTTCCAGTGCTGGCGGAAGTCCCCGCAGGTAAGTGACCATCACCCAGGTGGAGAACGGCAGTGCGAAGGTCAGGTAGGTAAGGAACATTCCCCATCGAGTGCCGATAACGACGACGCCGAGATAAGTGCCTGCGGAAGCGAAGAGTACGAATACCGGGAGTAGTAACAGTGTTCCCGGGATGCTCTGGAGGCCCAGTAGCCCGCGGAGGACGGAAAGGCGTCCTTTGAAGGCAAACCGCACCAGAACGTAGGCCGTTCCGACGGAAAGTATGGCCGACACTACGGCGACGGGACCGGCGATGAGGATACTGTTGCCGATGCCCTTGGCCAGGCCGACGGTGGTCCAGACGTTGATGTAGTTTTCGATGGTGAGGTGCTTGGGGATTATCTCTCCGCTTGCGACTCCTAGGTCTGTGTTCAGAGAAGCAAGCACGATGTATAGAACGGGCCCTAGGACCAGGGCGCACATCAGGATGAGTACGCTCGTCCGGACGGGCGTTGGTAGGAGACGCGTGACGTCCTGCTGGCGCATGTTTGTCCCGACCTGTCTAGGGGATGCCGGCTGCTGCTGTGTCATTTCGTGCCTCCGGGTTCTTCGGTGGTGTCGAGCTTTACGGCTCGGAGGTAGATGAAAAGGGGGATCATGATGAGTACGAGGGAGACGATGGCCATGGCGGCGCTGAGGCCGAACCGCAGGCTTTGGAACGCCGTTACGTATGTCAGGATGGGGAGAACTTCAACATCAATTGGTGTTGGTACGCCGAAGAGAACGAACGGCAGCGTGAAGTTGTTGATGTGGTGCAGCGTCCCTATGAGGCAGGCCAAAGCCACCGGACCCCTCAAATATGGGAAGACGACGTATCGGAGCTTTTTCCACCACATGGCACCATCAAGTGCTGCGGCTTCGTGGACTTCATGGTCCACAGATTGCAGTCCGGCCAAGGACATTAGGTAGATGAAGGGCCATGCGGACCATACTTGGGCGATGACGAGGGCCCAGTAACTGTTGGGCCCGTTAAGCCAGAGGGTTCCTTGGGTGTTGAGCACCTGGTTGAGAATTCCGTCGGGCTGGAAGATGGTTTGCCACACTGTTGCAACCACAAATGCGGGCATGACGTACGGGATGAGGAACAGCGAGCGGACGATTCCACGCCCTCTGAAGTGATTTTGTGTTGCCGCCGCGGCGGCAACCCCGAGGGGAACAGTGAGTAGCGTGGACAGCACGGAGTAGGACACGCTGAGCCAGATCGCTTTGAGCAGCGACGTTTCCGTGATCGCCTCAATGAAGTTGGCAAGGCCCACAAAGGGTGTGGCCATCCACTGCCGGAGCGTGTACTGGTCCAGGTCGATCAATGCAATGTACAGCCCAATGAGCAGGGGGATAACGATGATGAGAAGCATCATCATTCCACCCGGGGCCAGGAGCCAGAGCGGGCGGTTTCTCTGGGTCACACCCCGGCGCCCGCCATTGAGGGTGGCTTTGGACGTTGCGGAAGCCACGTCGGGCTGATCGTCTAACTGCGGGCGCAGTCTCTTTCCAGTGGAGATCGACATGGGCTAGCCCTTGATCCTTTCAACTGCGCTTTCGGCTGACTTTTGTGCTTCCTCCACGCGCTGCTTGATCTTTGCTCTGTCCAGGGTTCCGGACGAAAGTTCAGGCAGGGACTGCACGACCACATTTGTCATTGCCAACTGGACGTCGCTCCATGCGGCTGTAAACGGAGTCGCCTTCGATTTGGATGCTGCTTCCAGGAACGGCTTGTAGTCGTAATTGGAGGCGGGCAGCGCGTCCTGGGCCGCCTTCGTGGAGGGGAGGATGCCTAGTTTTGTGTACTGGGAGAGCTGGGCTTCTTCGCCCGTCATGACTTTGATGAGGGCTGCAGCGAGATGCTTCTGCTGTGAATAGTCGGCGATTACCAGGTTGGTGCCGCCGATAATGCTGGCTGCCTCGACTCCGTCGCTGGGACGGCTCGTCTCACCCGGAGGAGTCGTCGGCAGTAGGGCGAATTTGACCTTCCCTGCAACGGCGGATTTCTCCAGGGTAGGGATAATACGTGAACTCGCCATGGGCAGCATGGCTGCCTTGCCTGAGGCAAACTCGGCCGTTGCCTGGCTGAAGTTCCAGCCTACGGAGGCCGGGTCAACTACTTTATCGTTGGACAACCAGCCGAAGAATGTCTCGTAGGCCTCCACGGTGCTGGAGTCATCCAGACTGACGCTCTTGCCATCAACGAGCGGGTTTCCGGCTTGGGCGCTCATGCCCCAGATGAACTTCCACGGTGCAAAATTGTCCTTATACGGAATTGCCATGCCGTATGCCGTGTCAGTGGTGAGCTTCTTCGCCTGTTCGACAAGACCGTCCCAACTGTTCGCCGGTTTGTCCATCCCTGCGGCCTGGAATAGCTCTGTGTTGTACGCGATTACGAAGGGATCTGTCGCCAGAGGAACGGCGATCTGGTTGTCCTCATTGGGCCCGGAGATACCCAACTGGGCCGGCACGAACTTGTCGCGTCCTCCCATGGTGCTCCAGAGGGTGTCGTCGAGCTTGACGAAGGCCCCGGTCGAATACGCAGTG
It encodes:
- a CDS encoding tripartite tricarboxylate transporter permease, giving the protein MDFLNPVINGFAVVLEPTNLLYCLLGVVIGMLIGVLPGLGPAATIAILLPLTYNVEPVTAIIMLAGIFYGAQYGGTITSVLLRLPGEASSVVTVFDGYQMAKQGKAGTALGLASIGSFIGGTAAIIGLTFLAPLVASFALDFGAPEYTALAMLGILLVATISSGSKAKALIAAALGLLLATVGRDIFTGESRFTFGSLQLADGIDFVPIAMGIFGLGEILYNLEERHRAAKAPSKVTNVWPSRQDLKQASGAIGRGSVLGFFLGILPGGGATIASMASYAMEKKRAKQPERFGKGAPEGVAGPETANNAAATSSFIPLLTLGIPANATMALMFGALLIQGVTPGPQLVEQNPELFWGVVNSMYIGNILLLIMSLPLVGIFVKILRVRAAILAPVTALITLLGAYTINNSMFDVTLVVVFGIVGYLMKKFGFEPGPLVLAFVLGELLESSMRRSLLVFGGDPMGFFGRPISATLLLVFVLVAVLPAIRGAIAKRKSLATPAVMPEIKEKV
- a CDS encoding sugar phosphate isomerase/epimerase family protein → MKYSVFTASTPEWTPQETATMLARQGWDGVEWRITDQKENSTPGFWAGNKSTWPMTRLEENLETMASVTRSASLEFSGLGSYVTCSEHEDVERILAATACLGAKQVRILSQPLGTATWGGRPASGIPARNLFEQARQDFQWIAQRAEHYGVKALLELHQWTIAPSASAALRLLDGLNPRHVGVIHDLGNLVIEGQEDYFATFELLGDYLAHIHVKNAVWKPIDNHDTDLPGVIRWGYAWAPLKKGQASVEDYFTALNHFGYDGWVTVEDFSTELSIDQRTADNLAYLKAVAKASVQAH
- a CDS encoding tripartite tricarboxylate transporter TctB family protein; protein product: MKDSPAGTTGEVLDDLTPEQLAAQWEDEKPPAAGALANAASSLVVVGVGLGAVFLSLAMGLGTPDKPQPGLWPFIISCVMVALGLFQLIAGRHNRDAEKFTRMSSAPLTGLVTLAAMVALMPVIGFELPALALCLIWMRFLGGETWRSTLVVSAAVVISFYAIFVLALQTSIPHLF
- a CDS encoding DUF1016 N-terminal domain-containing protein; protein product: MTDARDLALPAGYTDLLGELKNRVRAARTQALRTVNTQLVELYWSIGNSVRVQQEKQGWGSQVIKLLSEDLRAEFPDMKGLSARNIQYMTTFAGTWADGPIAQQPAAQLPSDCVLGSNTIPAPITSTPSGALIRNTIRQPKSPNTWIRTPPRSGPTAAAAPIVAPKIPHHHRARG
- a CDS encoding ParB family protein, which codes for MPIPRKTKSVSPYFTEEDTDQIRAALNAVGHFEGYASITELVEAATLRELRRLQRKYNRGRKWPGIPAGQTRPRPANPRGNSRPQSKAGRFRESETQ
- a CDS encoding carbohydrate ABC transporter permease, translating into MSISTGKRLRPQLDDQPDVASATSKATLNGGRRGVTQRNRPLWLLAPGGMMMLLIIVIPLLIGLYIALIDLDQYTLRQWMATPFVGLANFIEAITETSLLKAIWLSVSYSVLSTLLTVPLGVAAAAATQNHFRGRGIVRSLFLIPYVMPAFVVATVWQTIFQPDGILNQVLNTQGTLWLNGPNSYWALVIAQVWSAWPFIYLMSLAGLQSVDHEVHEAAALDGAMWWKKLRYVVFPYLRGPVALACLIGTLHHINNFTLPFVLFGVPTPIDVEVLPILTYVTAFQSLRFGLSAAMAIVSLVLIMIPLFIYLRAVKLDTTEEPGGTK
- a CDS encoding Gfo/Idh/MocA family protein, with translation MKPIRVAIVGCGAISKTHVRAIQSFPTATITALVAPSGTSSNDLADKIQNENCPRPGTFTTLTEALRADNFDLAVITTPSGLHVELGMQALSAGKHVVIEKPVDTDLSRAKKLEAAAVQAASRGIVASVISQHRFDPASMVVSQATKQGRFGRLASAVASVPWWRSQRYYDSQEWRGTWGTDGGGAFMNQGVHTVDLLLSYFGRPIEIYARTALLAHERIEVEDTAVATVTFANGAVAVLHATTAAYPGLPTRIQIMGSQGSAVIENDRLAYFHCADGTPTAPDMGLLGDENRAARELAEDHMIGASGQDPTVDASGHIRQYDDVIRAIKNGGEPTVTVSDAVMALITIRGIYVSATLNHPVLYGDIAAGKYSGVDVRPGVPGRGSM
- a CDS encoding ABC transporter substrate-binding protein; the encoded protein is MKSVRSLAALLAVAAASVSLSGCGGGTAPQGPVSTAIDGKGQTLNAYLPADSVNSEAQKAWFAEVGAKFKEETGAEVHWETFASANEELTKIQTSVVSGQGPDLYGIGTSFTPTAYSTGAFVKLDDTLWSTMGGRDKFVPAQLGISGPNEDNQIAVPLATDPFVIAYNTELFQAAGMDKPANSWDGLVEQAKKLTTDTAYGMAIPYKDNFAPWKFIWGMSAQAGNPLVDGKSVSLDDSSTVEAYETFFGWLSNDKVVDPASVGWNFSQATAEFASGKAAMLPMASSRIIPTLEKSAVAGKVKFALLPTTPPGETSRPSDGVEAASIIGGTNLVIADYSQQKHLAAALIKVMTGEEAQLSQYTKLGILPSTKAAQDALPASNYDYKPFLEAASKSKATPFTAAWSDVQLAMTNVVVQSLPELSSGTLDRAKIKQRVEEAQKSAESAVERIKG
- a CDS encoding sugar phosphate isomerase/epimerase family protein, translated to MTKQKITPEPWILTGFGDEIHTDPRIQIAVLKALGAKHIEIRSAWGTNILDLSEPQLHELRSLMDTNGINVSAVASPIGKVEIELPVEHEVDRLRTAIRAADILKAKFIRIFSFHCGAATGEASIRDAVMERMTALATLAEDAGVVLLHENEKDIYGDNPARILDIMETVDSPALKVAWDPANFVQVGISPFDEAYALLRPHVAYLQIKDARASDKVVVPAGEGDGDIPRTISALKADGYSGFISVEPHLASAHLLGGFSGPAAFGDATRALTSILADAGVQTA
- a CDS encoding carbohydrate ABC transporter permease, with amino-acid sequence MTQQQPASPRQVGTNMRQQDVTRLLPTPVRTSVLILMCALVLGPVLYIVLASLNTDLGVASGEIIPKHLTIENYINVWTTVGLAKGIGNSILIAGPVAVVSAILSVGTAYVLVRFAFKGRLSVLRGLLGLQSIPGTLLLLPVFVLFASAGTYLGVVVIGTRWGMFLTYLTFALPFSTWVMVTYLRGLPPALEEAARIDGASNLGVLFRIIIPLSWPGIVVSGIFAFLLGWNDVLFSSVLSNPETQTAAVALHLFSAAQDGGALPLYGQMMASALICASPVIILYLAFQRYLVGGLTAGGVK